A single Pedobacter sp. PACM 27299 DNA region contains:
- a CDS encoding LLM class flavin-dependent oxidoreductase — protein MEIGIDSFASAMYGSNSLSSVDAMEQLLDRIAFADEVGLDVFGIGEHHKKEYLDSATAVILGAAATRTKRIRLTSAVTVLSAADPVRTYQSFATLDLISKGRAELVVGRGSSVEAYPLFGFSLNDYDALFREKLDLLLKIRDEEFVSWSGKFRAPLDHQPVYPRSLQEKLPVWLGVGGTPESFVRAGTLGLPLMAAVIGGETHRFRPLIDLYREAGRKAGFTPDQLKVGLHSPGYVASTNEQAVADYYPGYAELWTKLGRERGWPPVTKSQFDTLIAPKGVLVVGGPEQVAEKLLRHSEALGSVDRFTFQMDNAGLTHAELMSSIELIGTKVMPLLQNS, from the coding sequence ATGGAAATTGGAATAGATAGCTTCGCTTCTGCGATGTACGGAAGCAACAGCCTGAGCAGCGTGGATGCAATGGAACAGTTATTAGACAGGATCGCTTTTGCTGACGAGGTAGGACTGGATGTTTTTGGCATTGGCGAACATCATAAGAAGGAATATCTGGATTCGGCTACTGCCGTGATCCTGGGAGCAGCAGCTACCCGCACTAAACGGATTCGGTTAACCAGTGCAGTTACAGTGTTGAGTGCAGCTGATCCAGTAAGAACCTATCAGAGTTTTGCAACGCTTGATTTGATCTCAAAAGGCCGCGCAGAATTGGTAGTTGGTCGTGGATCTTCTGTAGAAGCTTACCCCTTATTTGGTTTTAGCCTGAACGATTATGATGCGCTGTTTAGGGAAAAGTTGGATTTACTGCTTAAAATACGTGATGAAGAGTTTGTAAGCTGGTCGGGCAAATTCAGAGCACCCCTCGATCATCAACCGGTTTACCCAAGGTCCTTACAGGAAAAGTTACCAGTCTGGCTTGGTGTAGGTGGTACCCCAGAATCCTTTGTAAGGGCAGGCACTTTAGGCTTACCACTAATGGCTGCGGTAATCGGAGGAGAAACACACCGCTTTAGGCCATTGATAGACCTTTACCGTGAAGCAGGCCGCAAGGCTGGATTTACGCCTGATCAGCTAAAGGTAGGGTTGCATTCACCAGGATATGTAGCATCAACCAATGAACAGGCAGTGGCCGATTATTATCCCGGTTACGCCGAACTCTGGACAAAACTAGGTAGAGAACGAGGCTGGCCACCGGTCACCAAATCGCAGTTCGATACTTTGATCGCTCCAAAAGGCGTGCTTGTCGTTGGCGGACCTGAGCAAGTAGCAGAAAAGCTTTTACGCCATAGCGAAGCATTAGGTAGTGTTGATCGCTTTACTTTTCAGATGGACAATGCCGGACTGACTCATGCGGAATTAATGAGCTCAATTGAATTAATAGGGACTAAAGTGATGCCACTACTCCAAAACTCCTAA